In one Prosthecochloris aestuarii DSM 271 genomic region, the following are encoded:
- the murG gene encoding undecaprenyldiphospho-muramoylpentapeptide beta-N-acetylglucosaminyltransferase — translation MNILFAGGGTGGHLYPAVAMAERLEQLYPGTTVAFVGTERGIEATEIPRLGYRLHLLDVRGFRRGFSFSDMLNNAGVLLDFVRAVVKAAGIIRAEQPDVVVGTGGFVSGPLLAAAELMGRKTLIQEQNAFPGVTTRFLAAFATEVHLSFEESRKFFRRKQGVFVTGNPARSFTGIDQAEAQSFFGLQPGLPTLLVFGGSRGARSINNAVKTWISGAAGKANIIWQTGSLDDERLRKEVEPSATLWIGPYINDMRMAYGAADLVLCRAGASTLAELTNLGKASVLVPYPYATGNHQFFNAKALVDAGAAELVADADIALDQSRTKVFSILADPELRLRMREACRKEGRPEAALDLAGRIAGLANIK, via the coding sequence ATGAATATTCTGTTTGCAGGAGGAGGGACCGGAGGGCATCTCTATCCGGCAGTTGCCATGGCAGAGCGCCTCGAGCAGCTCTATCCGGGGACGACCGTCGCTTTTGTCGGTACCGAGCGGGGCATTGAGGCGACCGAGATTCCGCGCCTCGGTTACCGGCTGCATCTGCTTGACGTCAGAGGGTTCCGGCGGGGCTTTTCCTTTTCAGATATGCTCAATAATGCAGGAGTGCTTCTTGATTTTGTTCGGGCTGTCGTCAAGGCTGCCGGGATTATTCGTGCCGAACAACCCGATGTTGTCGTCGGGACAGGCGGGTTTGTCAGCGGCCCGCTGCTTGCCGCGGCAGAGCTGATGGGGCGCAAGACACTTATTCAGGAGCAGAACGCTTTTCCCGGGGTGACTACCCGGTTTCTTGCAGCATTTGCGACTGAAGTGCATCTTTCATTCGAAGAGAGCCGGAAATTTTTTCGGCGAAAACAAGGTGTTTTCGTGACCGGTAATCCTGCAAGATCGTTTACAGGGATTGATCAGGCAGAGGCTCAGTCTTTTTTCGGTCTTCAGCCCGGTCTGCCGACGCTGCTTGTTTTCGGGGGAAGCAGAGGTGCCCGTTCGATCAATAATGCGGTGAAAACATGGATTTCCGGTGCGGCTGGCAAGGCCAATATTATCTGGCAGACGGGCAGCCTTGATGACGAACGTCTTCGAAAGGAGGTAGAGCCGTCCGCTACGCTCTGGATCGGGCCCTATATCAATGACATGCGTATGGCCTATGGCGCGGCTGATCTCGTGCTCTGCCGGGCAGGTGCTTCGACGCTGGCAGAACTGACCAACCTCGGAAAGGCTTCGGTACTTGTTCCCTACCCTTATGCTACCGGAAACCATCAGTTTTTCAATGCCAAAGCGCTGGTCGATGCAGGTGCTGCCGAGCTTGTCGCCGATGCCGATATCGCTCTCGATCAGTCGCGAACGAAGGTTTTCAGCATTCTTGCCGACCCGGAGCTCCGTCTGCGCATGAGGGAAGCCTGCCGCAAGGAGGGACGGCCGGAGGCCGCTTTGGATCTTGCAGGAAGAATTGCCGGGCTGGCTAACATTAAGTGA
- the murC gene encoding UDP-N-acetylmuramate--L-alanine ligase, with protein sequence MELGKTKCVHIVGIGGAGMSAIAELLLKSGFTVTGSDLSSGEVTDKLSELGAEVYKGHSEGNVGACDVVVYSSAVRPESNVEILAAEKKGIPVIKRDEMLGELMRFRSGVCVAGTHGKTTTTAMIATMLIEAGESPTVMIGGISDYLKGSTVVGNGKYMVIEADEYDRAFLKLTPSIAVINSLEAEHADTYATLDELRDAFIDFANSVPFYGKVICCVDWPEVRRIVSGFNRRYSTYGIDETADLMARDIRIEKNETFFSVDYMRSHLADFRIAVPGRHNVHNALAAIAVGLEMGLPVERLVSGLAAFSGMRRRFQIRYTSPDGPIIVDDYAHHPSEVKAAVKAAKAGWPEREVIAVFQPHLYSRTADFAGEFGWALSGADRVCIAGIYPAREDPRNFPGISGELVAEAARVAGASNVSFFEDGKELSAHLAGYCVPGMLMLFMGAGDITGISVSMADFCTKRS encoded by the coding sequence GTGGAATTAGGAAAAACAAAATGTGTGCATATCGTCGGAATCGGCGGGGCTGGAATGAGCGCAATTGCTGAACTGCTCTTGAAATCGGGGTTTACCGTCACCGGTTCGGATTTGAGCTCCGGAGAGGTGACTGATAAACTGTCGGAGCTCGGCGCCGAGGTCTATAAGGGGCATAGTGAAGGGAATGTAGGTGCTTGTGATGTTGTTGTCTACTCCTCTGCCGTCAGGCCGGAGAGCAATGTCGAGATTCTGGCAGCCGAGAAAAAAGGGATCCCGGTTATCAAGCGCGACGAGATGCTTGGGGAGCTCATGCGTTTCAGAAGCGGGGTCTGCGTTGCCGGTACACATGGCAAGACCACAACGACGGCCATGATTGCCACCATGCTGATCGAGGCGGGCGAATCACCGACGGTGATGATCGGAGGGATTTCCGATTACCTTAAAGGCAGCACGGTTGTCGGCAATGGTAAATATATGGTGATCGAAGCTGATGAGTATGACCGGGCTTTTCTGAAGCTGACACCTTCCATTGCGGTCATCAACAGCCTCGAAGCCGAACATGCCGACACCTACGCCACGCTTGACGAGCTGCGCGATGCCTTTATCGATTTCGCCAACAGCGTGCCTTTCTACGGCAAGGTGATCTGCTGTGTCGACTGGCCGGAGGTGCGGCGGATCGTATCGGGCTTCAACCGTCGTTATTCCACCTATGGCATCGACGAAACCGCCGATCTTATGGCCAGGGATATTCGTATTGAAAAAAACGAGACATTTTTTTCAGTCGACTATATGAGAAGCCATCTGGCCGATTTCCGTATTGCCGTTCCCGGGCGCCATAACGTTCATAACGCGCTTGCTGCCATTGCGGTAGGGCTTGAAATGGGCCTGCCGGTAGAGCGTCTTGTTTCGGGTCTGGCGGCTTTCAGCGGCATGCGTCGCCGGTTTCAGATCCGTTATACATCTCCGGACGGACCGATCATTGTCGATGACTATGCTCATCATCCTTCAGAGGTGAAAGCCGCTGTCAAAGCGGCAAAGGCCGGTTGGCCGGAGCGGGAGGTCATTGCGGTTTTTCAGCCCCACCTCTATTCCAGAACGGCTGATTTTGCCGGTGAGTTCGGATGGGCGCTTTCCGGTGCCGACAGGGTTTGCATTGCGGGGATCTACCCTGCACGAGAAGATCCGAGAAATTTTCCCGGGATCTCAGGGGAGCTCGTTGCCGAGGCGGCAAGGGTTGCCGGGGCATCCAACGTCTCGTTTTTTGAAGACGGGAAGGAACTCTCCGCGCATCTTGCAGGTTACTGTGTTCCTGGAATGCTGATGCTTTTTATGGGGGCTGGTGATATTACAGGCATATCTGTCAGTATGGCGGATTTCTGCACGAAACGATCTTGA
- the murD gene encoding UDP-N-acetylmuramoyl-L-alanine--D-glutamate ligase encodes MHTAPLQIEGARVSVIGARRSGIAAALLMREQGASVFVSERGALVPGDRELLAEKGIDAEQGGHTGRVYDADFCIVSPGVPLTAPVMQFLRARDIAVYSEIEAASWFCPARIIAVTGTDGKTTTATLIAAICADHALAAGYRVFSVGNIGVPFSSMVGSMASGDIAVVEVSSYQLEGCTWFRPDIALMTNITPDHLDRYDGSMRLYAEAKYRIFSRQRQDDTLIVNADDPILRQRFEERLGVVPQLAAFGLDAGRTRAFAASGAVTEGGWITLFKSGSLDERVIAHEDLLKRGFMGRHNLSNALAAALAADAAGVPLSSIKRALKAFGGVEHRQEYVCEIDGVICINDSKATNLNAMRQALEAVSGPVVLIAGGRDKDGDYRELRDLVASKVEMLVALGEAADRFTGAYGESVPAVTAGSLREAVRLGLQHARRGSTLLFSPGCSSFDMFDNFEHRGAMFKSILRESTL; translated from the coding sequence ATGCATACTGCTCCGCTACAGATCGAGGGTGCCAGGGTAAGCGTCATCGGCGCCCGGCGCAGCGGCATCGCAGCTGCTCTGCTCATGCGTGAACAGGGTGCGTCGGTGTTTGTCAGCGAGCGGGGCGCTCTCGTGCCCGGCGATAGGGAGTTGCTTGCTGAAAAAGGGATCGATGCCGAGCAGGGCGGACATACCGGGAGGGTGTATGATGCTGATTTCTGTATCGTCAGTCCGGGAGTGCCGCTTACCGCTCCGGTGATGCAGTTTCTGCGCGCACGCGATATCGCCGTTTACAGCGAGATCGAGGCGGCTTCATGGTTTTGCCCTGCACGCATCATTGCCGTGACCGGTACGGATGGAAAGACAACAACGGCAACGTTGATCGCGGCTATCTGTGCCGACCACGCTCTTGCAGCAGGGTATCGTGTTTTCAGCGTCGGCAATATCGGCGTTCCCTTTTCTTCCATGGTCGGCTCGATGGCTTCCGGGGACATCGCCGTCGTTGAAGTGAGCAGCTACCAGCTCGAAGGGTGCACCTGGTTTCGGCCGGATATCGCTTTGATGACCAATATTACTCCGGACCATCTCGATCGTTATGACGGCAGCATGAGGCTCTATGCAGAAGCTAAATACAGAATTTTTTCACGCCAGAGGCAAGACGATACCCTGATTGTGAACGCTGATGATCCGATACTCCGACAACGGTTCGAAGAACGGCTGGGCGTTGTGCCTCAACTGGCGGCGTTCGGTCTGGATGCCGGGCGTACCCGGGCGTTTGCCGCCTCAGGAGCGGTGACAGAAGGCGGATGGATCACTCTGTTCAAGTCTGGAAGCCTTGATGAGCGGGTTATTGCTCATGAGGATCTCCTCAAGCGCGGGTTCATGGGGAGGCATAATCTTTCAAATGCGCTTGCTGCAGCGCTGGCCGCTGACGCTGCCGGGGTTCCGCTCTCGTCGATAAAACGGGCGCTGAAGGCTTTCGGGGGCGTCGAGCATCGTCAGGAGTATGTGTGCGAAATTGATGGGGTTATCTGTATCAACGATTCCAAAGCCACCAATCTCAATGCAATGCGTCAGGCTCTGGAAGCGGTGAGCGGACCCGTTGTGCTTATTGCCGGAGGCCGAGACAAAGATGGCGACTACCGTGAACTTCGTGATCTTGTCGCCTCGAAGGTTGAGATGCTTGTTGCTCTGGGGGAGGCGGCAGATCGTTTTACCGGTGCATACGGCGAAAGTGTTCCTGCTGTTACGGCCGGATCGCTTCGGGAGGCGGTTCGGCTGGGGCTTCAGCATGCCCGGCGTGGTTCGACACTGCTTTTTTCCCCTGGCTGTTCGAGTTTTGATATGTTTGATAATTTTGAGCATCGTGGAGCGATGTTTAAATCAATTCTCAGGGAGTCGACCCTATGA
- a CDS encoding FtsW/RodA/SpoVE family cell cycle protein — MSHSDTAYGAGHLPLQGGAEEPLIGRNIAGKLLLFIVFLLMCIGILVVYSSGAAWAEMKFSNPEYFLWRQVFFTFLGLGTVLLFASIDYRVFRKFSKMLLFFSIILLAMLLLLKAAGVIKGAARWIPLGPLNFQVSDFAKYALIFHFARFISDKQHVIKDLNNGYYPLLTMLLTVVTLIAVEPNFSTASLVALIGFLMMFLGGVRVKHLLVTAIPLLPAAGIFAIAQPYRVKRLVSFFLGGDESHLSYQVYQALIGLGNGGLTGLGIGASKQRELFLPLSYNDFVFVVIGEEFGFIGAVGLLLLFVIFFICGLLIAKHATDAFGRYVALGITAAIVLYAFINIAVASHLLPTTGVALPFISYGGTALLFNSIGVGILVSISRNRKQQDLQDSAETMEGQGI; from the coding sequence ATGAGCCACAGCGATACTGCATATGGCGCAGGGCATCTGCCGCTTCAGGGTGGAGCAGAGGAGCCGCTGATCGGGAGAAATATCGCGGGAAAACTGCTGCTGTTTATTGTTTTTCTTCTGATGTGCATCGGCATTCTCGTTGTCTACAGCAGCGGGGCTGCATGGGCGGAGATGAAGTTTTCCAATCCGGAGTACTTTCTCTGGCGTCAGGTGTTTTTCACGTTTCTCGGTCTCGGAACGGTGCTTCTGTTTGCTTCGATTGATTACCGTGTGTTCAGAAAGTTCAGCAAGATGCTGCTCTTTTTCAGCATTATTCTGTTGGCGATGCTGCTTCTTCTGAAAGCAGCAGGAGTCATCAAAGGGGCGGCACGGTGGATCCCCCTTGGCCCTCTGAATTTTCAGGTTTCTGACTTTGCCAAATATGCGCTGATCTTTCATTTTGCCCGTTTTATCAGCGATAAGCAGCATGTGATCAAGGACCTCAATAACGGCTATTATCCTCTCCTGACCATGCTCCTGACGGTCGTGACGCTGATTGCCGTCGAGCCTAATTTCAGCACGGCTTCACTGGTGGCCCTTATCGGATTCCTGATGATGTTTCTCGGTGGGGTGCGCGTCAAGCATCTGCTGGTGACGGCGATTCCTCTGCTCCCGGCGGCAGGAATTTTTGCTATTGCGCAGCCCTACAGGGTAAAAAGGCTTGTTTCTTTTTTTCTCGGGGGCGATGAATCACATCTCAGTTACCAGGTCTACCAGGCGCTTATCGGTCTCGGCAATGGGGGATTGACCGGCCTCGGGATCGGCGCAAGCAAACAGCGGGAGCTTTTTCTGCCGCTTTCCTACAACGATTTTGTGTTTGTTGTGATTGGAGAAGAGTTCGGGTTTATCGGAGCCGTGGGGCTGCTCCTGCTCTTTGTTATCTTTTTTATCTGCGGTCTGCTGATTGCAAAACATGCAACCGATGCATTCGGCCGCTACGTTGCACTGGGGATCACGGCTGCGATTGTGCTCTACGCTTTCATCAATATCGCCGTTGCATCACATCTGCTTCCGACGACGGGGGTCGCGCTTCCTTTTATCAGTTACGGCGGTACCGCGCTGCTCTTTAACTCGATCGGGGTCGGTATTCTGGTCAGTATTTCAAGAAACCGCAAACAGCAGGATCTGCAAGATTCAGCCGAGACTATGGAGGGTCAGGGGATATGA
- the mraY gene encoding phospho-N-acetylmuramoyl-pentapeptide-transferase has protein sequence MLYYLLQYINDVFDPPGFGVVEYITFRASAAAITSLLITIFVGPRLIAYLKRKYIEPIKEEAPPEHRKKKELPTMGGTLIIFSILVSGLLWSRFNDPYVWLILLAILWMGTIGFIDDYRKVVLKIKGGLAARYKLIGQVSLGLVVGLYTWYDPAFSVLQSQTTVPFFKNLTINYGIFYIPLVVFIITAVSNAVNLTDGLDGLASGVSGIVVFALGGFAYLTGNTVYADYLNINYISGAGEVAILSMAIAMSCVGFLWFNSHPAEIIMGDTGSLALGSAIAVIALLIKQELLLPVLAGTFLLETLSVSLQVAWFKFTRWRFGEGRRIFLMAPLHHHFQLKGWAEEKIVIRFWIITLLFFLTSLMTLKLR, from the coding sequence ATGCTCTATTACCTGTTACAGTATATCAACGACGTTTTTGATCCACCGGGTTTCGGTGTTGTCGAATATATCACCTTCAGGGCCAGCGCGGCCGCTATTACCTCCCTGCTTATCACGATCTTTGTCGGTCCGAGGCTGATCGCCTACCTGAAGAGAAAATATATTGAACCGATCAAGGAGGAGGCTCCCCCGGAACATCGCAAGAAGAAAGAGCTTCCTACGATGGGAGGGACGCTGATTATTTTTTCCATTCTTGTTTCAGGGCTGCTCTGGTCGCGTTTCAATGACCCGTATGTCTGGCTTATTCTTCTGGCTATTCTCTGGATGGGGACTATCGGTTTTATTGACGACTACCGCAAGGTGGTTCTGAAAATCAAAGGGGGGCTTGCTGCCCGCTACAAACTGATCGGGCAGGTGTCGCTTGGCCTGGTGGTTGGTCTCTATACCTGGTATGACCCGGCTTTTTCAGTACTTCAGTCGCAGACGACGGTTCCTTTTTTTAAGAATCTGACGATCAACTACGGGATTTTCTATATCCCTCTGGTCGTGTTTATTATCACAGCGGTATCCAACGCGGTCAACCTGACCGACGGACTTGACGGCCTGGCTTCCGGAGTTTCGGGTATCGTGGTCTTTGCCCTTGGCGGATTTGCCTATCTTACAGGCAATACGGTGTATGCCGACTACCTCAATATCAATTACATTTCCGGTGCCGGCGAGGTGGCGATCCTCAGCATGGCGATTGCAATGTCGTGCGTCGGATTTCTCTGGTTCAATTCGCACCCTGCAGAGATTATCATGGGCGATACGGGATCGCTTGCTCTCGGAAGTGCTATCGCGGTCATCGCTCTTCTTATCAAGCAGGAGCTGCTTCTGCCCGTGCTTGCCGGAACCTTTCTTCTCGAAACTCTTTCGGTTTCGCTCCAGGTGGCATGGTTCAAGTTCACCCGCTGGCGTTTCGGAGAGGGGCGCAGGATTTTCCTGATGGCGCCGCTGCACCATCATTTTCAGCTCAAAGGATGGGCTGAGGAGAAAATCGTCATTCGTTTCTGGATCATCACCCTGTTGTTTTTTCTCACCAGTCTTATGACGCTGAAACTGCGCTGA
- the murB gene encoding UDP-N-acetylmuramate dehydrogenase gives MLSTEELLRTIRGSISIGEPMSEHTSLKIGGSADFFIDPLDRDDFCEALRFFSRHNLPCTIIGRGSNMLVHDDGIRGAVIRTPRALGKLTVKKESVVVEAGVPLPLLAEKTFAASLGGIELLQGIPGTTGGALMMNAGAWGQELFDVVSWVEVLRDGTLMTLQREEIRFGYRYGGLDDSVIISAGLKLKKLSAASVRERLVVLQESRKKRMESQPLSQPNAGSIFRNPDPVGHPEAMSAGKMIDLCGLKGTRRGDAVISDVHANFIVNAGSARAADMIELISVARNAVQSTFGVCLDLEIKLLGFENALC, from the coding sequence ATGCTGAGTACTGAAGAGCTGTTACGGACCATACGGGGTTCAATTAGTATCGGGGAGCCGATGAGTGAGCATACTTCGCTCAAGATCGGCGGATCGGCGGATTTTTTTATAGATCCGCTTGATCGGGACGATTTTTGTGAGGCACTCCGATTTTTCTCCCGTCATAACCTTCCCTGTACCATTATCGGCAGAGGTTCGAACATGCTGGTTCATGATGACGGTATTCGGGGGGCAGTGATCAGAACCCCTCGTGCCTTGGGGAAGCTGACTGTCAAAAAAGAGAGTGTTGTTGTTGAGGCGGGAGTTCCTCTTCCTTTGCTGGCGGAAAAAACTTTTGCCGCTTCTCTGGGAGGGATTGAACTGCTTCAGGGGATCCCGGGAACGACGGGCGGAGCCCTGATGATGAACGCCGGGGCATGGGGGCAGGAGCTGTTCGATGTTGTATCATGGGTAGAAGTGCTTCGTGACGGGACATTGATGACGCTGCAGCGGGAGGAGATCCGGTTTGGTTACAGGTATGGCGGCCTGGACGACAGTGTGATCATTTCGGCTGGACTCAAACTCAAAAAGCTCTCCGCTGCATCTGTCAGGGAGCGTTTGGTCGTTCTGCAGGAATCCAGAAAAAAGCGGATGGAGTCACAGCCTTTATCGCAGCCCAATGCCGGAAGTATATTCCGTAACCCGGATCCGGTCGGCCATCCTGAAGCAATGAGTGCCGGGAAAATGATCGATCTGTGCGGTCTCAAAGGGACCCGTCGAGGTGATGCGGTTATTTCCGACGTTCACGCAAATTTTATTGTCAACGCCGGTTCGGCAAGAGCTGCCGATATGATAGAGCTGATCTCTGTTGCGCGCAATGCGGTTCAGTCGACTTTTGGCGTTTGTCTCGATCTTGAAATCAAGCTGCTTGGATTTGAAAACGCACTCTGCTGA